CCGACTACCAACGCAAGAAAATACGACAGCACCCGCCCAATGTCTTGATGACCAACCCCGAAATGGTGCATTTGTCACTTTTGCCGTTTCACGATCGCTGGCATGCACTTTTTGCCCATATGCGACTGGTGGTCATCGACGAAGTCCACACCTATCGCGGCATGCTGGGCAATCACATGGCACAAATTCTACGTCGATTGCTACGTGTTTGCCACCATCACGGCGCCTCTCCGCTCTTTATCTTTACTTCCGCAACGGTAAACAATCCATCCCAGCTGGCCAGTGCACTGGTCGGTATGCCGGTCCATGCCATCACCGAAAACGCCGCTCCCAGCGGCCAACGCCACATGGTTCTGATGGATCCCGAGGATCGTCCTGCACATGTGGCCATCGCTTTGCTCAAGGCCGCCTTGGCCAGGGAACTGCGAACCATTGTTTATACGCAATCCAGAAAGCTGGCCGAGCTTGTGTCGGTATGGTCCCGGGAGCAGTCGGGACGGTGGCGGGATCGCATCAGCGTTTATCGGGCCGGGTTGTCGCCCGACAATCGGCGCGATATCGAGCACCGATTGAAAAGCGGCGAACTGCTGGCCGTGGTCAGCACCAGCGCCCTGGAACTGGGTATCGACATCGGTGATCTGGATCTGTGTATTCTGATCGGCTATCCCGGCTCGATGATATCCACCTGGCAACGCAGCGGGCGTGTCGGTCGCCAGGGCCAGCCATCGGCACTGATCATGATCGCCGTGGAAAATGCGATTGACAAATTTTATATGGCGCACCCCGACGCATTTTTCCACGGAAAAGCCGAGGCGGCCGTGCTCAACCCCTACAATGGCGTCGCTTTGCGGGGACATCTGGTTTGTGCCGCCGCCGAATTGCCATTGGACGTCGACGAAAGCTGGCTCCAGGCGCCAGAGGTGGAAACCGAGGTGTTGCGACTGGAACACAGCGGGGTGTTGAAACGCTCGGCAGACGGTATCCGCTTGCACAGCCACGAAAAAAGACCCCATAGACGGATCAGCTTGCGCGGCGCCGGTGAACGCTACCAGATCATCGACGCCGAAAGGGATCGACCCATTGGTGAAATCGATGGGCATCGGGTCTATCGGGACACGCATCCCGGCGCAATCTATCTCCACCAGGGAACGACTTATCGAATCGAAACAGTGGATGACAGGGCGCATTGCGTGCATCTTCTGCCGGTGGAGGTGGACTATTACACACGTGTGCGAAGCGTCAGCGATGTGGAGATCATTCGTGTTCACGACAGCAAGGCGATCGGATGGGCGCACATGTTCCTGGGGGAAATCAGGATTACCGACACGGTCTTTGCCTATGACATGATACAGAGCGTCAACGGTCGTATTTTGAAACAGATCCCCATCGATGCCCCGCCGGTTTCCTTCGAGACCCAGGGCATCTGGATCGATATCCCCGGCCGAGCCTGCCGGGAACTCCAACGGAAGCCGTTCGACCTGCTTGGCGCCCTGCATGCGGCCGAACATGCTCTTATCAGCATGATGCCTTTACGGGTTCTGGCGGACCGCAACGATGTGGGCGGCATCTCCACTGCGTATCACCCCCAGACCACAAATGCCGCCATTTTCATCTATGACGGCGTACCCGGCGGTGCGGGATTCAGTGAGCAAGTCTTTCTGCAAGCCGCGGAGTTGATGGACATCACGATTCAGGCCATCGAACGCTGCCCTTGCGAAGCAGGATGCCCGGCCTGTGTCCATTCACCCAAATGTGGTTCGGCCAACCACCCGATCGATAAAGCCGGTGCGGCCGCACTCCTTCGAATCATCAGACGACCTGCAGGCCCCGGAACAGCGGAATCGTCCGTCCTGACCCTCCAGCCACCGATCGGTGCTAAGCCCGATGATATTTTCAGGCATCCTGAATCGTTCGGTGTTTTTGACCTCGAAACCCAACGGTCGGCCGCCGAAGTCGGTGGCTGGCATATGGCGCACCTGATGCGGATCAGTTGTGGCGTGGTGTATGACAGCCGAACGGATCAATTCTCAGTTTACACAGAGGATCA
This Desulfatitalea tepidiphila DNA region includes the following protein-coding sequences:
- a CDS encoding DEAD/DEAH box helicase, whose product is MDIKSISEYIDALVNAPRFKSQVKAHHRRPSRPGCICTADGVLSNSLYGLLNRLGIENLYRHQCEALSAIDEGKHTVVATDTASGKSLIYNLAMLRAFETDPQTRALYVFPLKALAQDQLAAFYRWSAQMSPSIPRAAIYDGDTTDYQRKKIRQHPPNVLMTNPEMVHLSLLPFHDRWHALFAHMRLVVIDEVHTYRGMLGNHMAQILRRLLRVCHHHGASPLFIFTSATVNNPSQLASALVGMPVHAITENAAPSGQRHMVLMDPEDRPAHVAIALLKAALARELRTIVYTQSRKLAELVSVWSREQSGRWRDRISVYRAGLSPDNRRDIEHRLKSGELLAVVSTSALELGIDIGDLDLCILIGYPGSMISTWQRSGRVGRQGQPSALIMIAVENAIDKFYMAHPDAFFHGKAEAAVLNPYNGVALRGHLVCAAAELPLDVDESWLQAPEVETEVLRLEHSGVLKRSADGIRLHSHEKRPHRRISLRGAGERYQIIDAERDRPIGEIDGHRVYRDTHPGAIYLHQGTTYRIETVDDRAHCVHLLPVEVDYYTRVRSVSDVEIIRVHDSKAIGWAHMFLGEIRITDTVFAYDMIQSVNGRILKQIPIDAPPVSFETQGIWIDIPGRACRELQRKPFDLLGALHAAEHALISMMPLRVLADRNDVGGISTAYHPQTTNAAIFIYDGVPGGAGFSEQVFLQAAELMDITIQAIERCPCEAGCPACVHSPKCGSANHPIDKAGAAALLRIIRRPAGPGTAESSVLTLQPPIGAKPDDIFRHPESFGVFDLETQRSAAEVGGWHMAHLMRISCGVVYDSRTDQFSVYTEDQIENLIAHLKRLDLVIGFNSKRFDYKVLSGYSRFDFWQLPGYDVLESVKNRLGYRLSLDHLAEATLGARKSASGLDALRWWQQGRIEKIIDYCQVDVRITRDLYLFARENGYLMYRDRDGGKFRVPLGASP